Proteins from a genomic interval of Acomys russatus chromosome 19, mAcoRus1.1, whole genome shotgun sequence:
- the Gng8 gene encoding guanine nucleotide-binding protein G(I)/G(S)/G(O) subunit gamma-8 produces the protein MSNNMAKIAEARKTVEQLKLEVNIDRMKVSQAAAELLAFCETHAKDDPLVTPIPAAENPFRDKRLFCTVL, from the exons ATGTCCAACAACATGGCTAAGATCGCTGAGGCCCGCAAGACCGTGGAGCAGCTGAAGCTGGAAGTGAACATCGATCGCATGAAG GTGTCGCAGGCGGCGGCCGAGCTTCTGGCTTTCTGTGAGACGCACGCCAAGGATGACCCACTGGTGACTCCTATCCCCGCCGCCGAGAATCCCTTCCGTGACAAACGACTCTTTTGCACCGTGCTCTGA
- the Ptgir gene encoding prostacyclin receptor: MADSCRNLTYVRDSVGPATSTLMFVAGVVGNGLALGILAMRRRSHPSAFAVLVTGLAVTDLLGTCFLSPAVFVAYARNSSLLGLAHGGSALCDTFAFAMTFFGLASTLILFTMAVERCLALSHPYLYAQLDGPRCARLALPAIYAFCCLFCSLPLLGLGEHQQYCPGSWCFIRMRSTQLGGCAFSLAYASLMALLVTCIVFCNGSVTLSLCHMYRQQRRHHGSSVPTSRAREDEVDHLMLLALMTGIMAVCSLPLTIRGFTQAITPDSSEMGDLLAFRFNAFNPILDPWVFILFRKAVFQRLKLWLCCSCVRTAHGDLQTPLPRPASGRRDPQAPTTLQAKEGTWVPLSAWGTGQVTPLAAVPLSGGDSCSMGRPPKTEAMVACSLC, encoded by the exons ATGGCAGATTCCTGCCGGAACCTCACCTACGTTCGAGACTCGGTAGGACCTGCCACCAGCACCCTGATGTTCGTGGCTGGTGTCGTGGGCAATGGGCTGGCCCTGGGCATCTTGGCTATGCGAAGGAGGTCACACCCATCAGCCTTTGCAGTGCTGGTCACTGGGCTGGCGGTGACAGATCTGCTGGGCACGTGCTTTCTGAGCCCTGCGGTGTTCGTGGCCTATGCTCGCAACAGCTCGCTACTGGGCCTGGCCCACGGTGGCTCAGCACTGTGTGACACTTTCGCCTTTGCCATGACTTTCTTTGGCCTGGCCTCTACCCTCATTCTCTTTACCATGGCTGTGGAGAGATGCCTGGCACTCAGTCACCCCTACCTGTACGCCCAGCTGGACGGGCCACGCTGTGCCCGCTTGGCCTTGCCTGCCATCTACGCTTTCTGTTGCCTCTTCTGCTCATTGCCCTTGCTGGGCCTGGGCGAGCACCAGCAGTACTGTCCCGGGAGTTGGTGCTTCATCCGCATGCGTTCTACCCAGCTGGGTGGCTGTGCCTTCTCCCTGGCCTACGCCAGTCTCATGGCCCTGCTGGTGACCTGCATCGTCTTCTGCAACGGCTCGGTCACTCTCAGCCTCTGTCACATGTACCGTCAACAGAGACGCCACCACGGCTCGTCGGTGCCAACCTCTCGGGCGCGAGAAGATGAGGTTGACCACCTGATGCTGCTGGCTCTAATGACAGGCATCATGGCTGTGTGCTCCCTGCCTCTCACG ATCCGAGGCTTCACCCAGGCCATCACCCCAGACAGCAGCGAGATGGGGGACCTCCTCGCCTTCCGCTTCAATGCCTTCAACCCCATCTTGGACCCCTGGGTCTTCATCCTTTTCCGCAAGGCTGTCTTCCAGCGTCTCAAGCTCTGGTTATGTTGCTCCTGTGTCCGTACTGCCCACGGGGACTTGCAGACGCCCCTTCCCCGGCCCGCGTCGGGGAGAAGAGACCCGCAAGCTCCCACTACTCTTCAGGCTAAGGAAGGGACCTGGGTACCCCTGTCAGCCTGGGGCACCGGGCAGGTGACACCGTTGGCTGCTGTCCCTCTGTCTGGCGGTGACAGTTGCTCTATGGGAAGGCCACCCAAAACGGAAGCCATGGTTGCCTGCTCCCTTTGTTGA